A genomic window from Chanodichthys erythropterus isolate Z2021 chromosome 1, ASM2448905v1, whole genome shotgun sequence includes:
- the LOC137030983 gene encoding uncharacterized protein: MSGSLLIMNERQFAFASEEELYSRHSDSDTDCPYCRTAVALTQTHLLKRHYRYAVFYTEAKTVKFIIPCYCTDGAQGRSHWHCPVCRNITGRAEDFKIHLRKHGYEVTEKSSVTQQPILEEKDSFSKVQISEEEAKTQLKQETQSQTDSQKGCYKCKICRVQFSNTSNLKRHERMQHGLDQPMLCIDEKNAIYVTPKELHGPRVPIHIIKSLLLGKLYCESEICRDMAKIAARSGHPGTECHHLQRTNSAQRYIPPPPLNTTSLDQMLNKGLMSKSRVEESKDLLLKACEEEVDCVFPIFWGEYGLAQTYIYFSVFTNLKDNWCQLGRTIVTFDTHSGKWHCPCRGSKPRLSCVHRCVCMWWVFQEHPSWLKDNSIASPEEIEDIEENEEDRDDDRKPSNETASAVIKMTEYLMRCKKIPETLPQELTVREMVIPQSFVPKETKCPYCPGPCYPNLSDAILKTKCGTIYGLFSVHKGVAVYIKECPVCGTQVRFQEYNSGFHNFNNKVFLTIPLCSLLTTGLSNHIAVGRFLRTLGEHSKVYIPQNTIRKAFYHFSALRSYTYNYFCYRCGHHPPILIADSNWKVAFDLPVHLMRRPDLTNTTSQDTQVNISARWETLEKEIIATGFCDGSSQNPFSSPLTYSAFTPWIGQNSRMSDVIPKTEIFKGLSQKDRLWTKRPIEEFDEDRILQVLETKGPRREDLTKACNALGISASGSQSDLINRLEELLLYKEIYPKMFVKLHKAGGGVLHLGCPHSVVYYQSPLWWQESARDHGDALLSFKFPPTVFISDIAGRVARHVNNRTHQKFFQPYDGRLCAPTAENISAALEKKLEVQHEWVNTLQSSMGPKIHKDKSTDRFTCPHPLTGTCERYSLYDRFHEKNQKRPEERLRSIKLLPDLASVVNSASAEQINKELSTSRYFLCQLKDIHYMFALRLNFHLHNQRINNNFLQDIQKMSNKDVHLGQHGNLLIGVDEETDKEMYRRTAVKSLTEPQAEPDKVEEDLESFTVSLFPISEQNKAKLKQLYIAWRREREIIHRFSAYATLYIADLRSVCPSSLLDEDQTKNMPWLNDNAVNCRLAQIAAETQNVFALYTDVYILWYREWSQKNAITRSHVQGPKNVQKFLLPRIVGGNTPELGNHFILWVISARHCSAVHCLDMLTETFLISQVFDVPAKQVRIYDSMRIYNSIERNDMEILREAFQKYGSLEGWTVCNPEQWIQQDCVNCGVFVCTAAEMEAKNMKMSSEVLQTCQLTHLRVYHATSMLKDVTTEDFPTAIGETEESEIETNTCMAQDIKACVYQKTGKKTLHPHTTLMQWVQCDQCNKWLHTDCAGIDPVTISKETPFSCGCDQEQPYSFESTLTALKDGLLVDTVVTDEEIVKLHHDLMSGAVKSQRMFLNKNPNYAPKLKMLCNLRISVFNQEQTEGIIDKVYQVLKLQKTDLSSPSYAMEVMTPEITILILKKTEGFHRFQAEMAFAAAHCVE, from the exons ATGAGCGGCAGCCTGCTGATTATGAATG AGAGGCAATTTGCGTTTGCCTCGGAGGAAGAATTGTATAGTCGGCATAGTGATTCAGACACTGACTGTCCCTACTGCAGGACTGCAGTAGCGCTAACTCAGACACATCTGTTAAAACGGCATTATAGatatgctgtattttatacagAAGCAAAGACCG TGAAGTTTATTATACCCTGTTACTGCACTGATGGAGCGCAAGGCCGGAGTCACTGGCATTGCCCAGTCTGCAGAAATATTACAGGGAGAGCAGAGGATTTCAAAATTCATCTGAGAAAACACG GTTATGAAGTGACAGAAAAGTCTTCAG tGACCCAACAACCTATTCTTGAAGAAAAAGATTCATTTTCCAAGGTACAAATTTCAGAGGAGGAAGCGAAAACACAACTGAAACAAGAAACACAGTCGCAGACAGATTCTCAAAAGGGCTgctataaatgtaaaatatgcaGAGTTCAGTTTTCCAACACATCTAATCTGAAAAGACATGAGAGAATGCAGCATGGTTTAGACCAACCTATGCTTTGCATTGATGAAAAGAATGCAATATATGTCACTCCTAAGGAATTACATGGGCCAAGAGTACCAATCCATATAATTAAATCACTGCTACTTGGCAAATTATACTGCGAGTCTGAAATTTGTCGAGACATGGCAAAGATTGCAGCCAGGAGTGGACACCCTGGAACTGAATGCCACCACCTACAACGAACTAACTCTGCACAGCGTTACATTCCTCCACCACCACTAAACACTACGTCTTTGGACCAAATGCTGAACAAAGGACTGATGTCAAAATCAAGAGTAGAAGAATCAAAGGACTTACTCTTGAAAGCCTGTGAAGAGGAGGTTGATTGCGTTTTCCCAATTTTTTGGGGGGAATATGGCCTGGCACAGACTTACATATATTTTTCAGTATTCACAAACCTCAAAGACAACTGGTGTCAGCTTGGGCGAACAATTGTAACGTTTGACACACATTCTGGAAAATGGCACTGTCCATGTAGGGGCAGTAAGCCCAGATTGAGTTGTGTCCACagatgtgtgtgcatgtggtGGGTATTTCAGGAACATCCATCATGGCTAAAAGACAATTCAATTGCAAGTCCTGAAGAAATAGAGGACATTGAAGAGAATGAAGAAGACAGGGATGATGACAGAAAACCATCAAATGAGACGGCATCAGCAGTCATCAAAATGACAGAGTACCTTATGAGGTGCAAGAAAATTCCAGAAACTCTTCCTCAAGAGTTAACTGTAAGGGAAATGGTGATCCCTCAAAGCTTTGTGCCCAAAGAGACAAAGTGCCCTTACTGCCCAGGACCATGCTACCCAAACCTTAGTGATGCTATACTGAAAACAAAGTGTGGTACCATTTATGGTTTGTTTTCTGTGCACAAAG GTGTTGCTGTGTACATAAAGGAATGCCCTGTTTGTGGAACCCAAGTCAGATTCCAAGAATATAATTCTGGATTTCATAACTTCAACAACAAAGTATTCCTCACAATCCCTTTGTGTTCACTTTTGACAACCGGTCTTTCT AACCACATTGCTGTTGGACGTTTTTTGCGTACTCTGGGGGAACACAGCAAAGTGTACATTCCACAAAACACAATAAGGAAAGCTTTTTACCACTTTTCTGCTTTGAGGAGCTACACCTACAATTACTTCTGTTACCGTTGTGGCCATCATCCTCCTATTTTAATTGCTGACAGCAACTGGAAAGTGGCCTTTGACTTACCAG TGCATCTCATGAGACGTCCAGACCTGACAAACACCACTTCACAGGACACGCAGGTGAACATTTCAGCTAGATGGGAAACCcttgaaaaagaaataatagCAACAGGATTTTGTGATG GGTCATCTCAAAACCCCTTCTCTAGCCCACTAACATATTCTGCCTTTACACCATGGATTGGTCAAAACTCCAGAATGTCTGATGTCATACCAAAGACTGAGATTTTCAAAGGCCTCTCCCAGAAAGACAGATTGTGGACAAAGAGGCCAATTGAGGAATTTGATGAGGACAGAATTTTGCAAGTATTAGAGACCAAAGGG CCTCGAAGAGAAGATCTTACAAAGGCATGCAATGCTCTAGGCATTTCAGCAAGTGGATCACAATCTGACCTCATTAATAGGCTTGAGGAACTTCTGTTGTATAAGGAAATATATCCCAAAATGTTCGTAAAGCTTCACAAAGCAGGAG gaGGGGTACTGCATCTTGGGTGCCCCCATAGTGTGGTGTACTATCAGTCGCCCCTGTGGTGGCAAGAATCTGCTCGAGACCATGGAGATGCTCTCCTGAGCTTCAAATTTCCACCTACAGTTTTTATCTCTGACATAGCTGGCCGTGTCGCCAGACATGTGAATAATAGGACTCATCAAAAATTTTTCCAGCCATATGATGGCAGGCTATGTGCTCCAACAGcagaaaacatttctgctgcattgGAAAAAAAACTTGAAGTGCAGCATGAATGGGTGAATACCCTCCAAAGCTCTATGGGGCCAAAGATACATAAAGACAAATCAACTGACAGATTCACCTGCCCTCACCCTCTGACTGGAACTTGCGAACGGTATTCCCTTTATGACCGTTTTCATGAAAAAAACCAAAAAAGGCCTGAGGAGAGACTGAGGAGCATAAAACTGTTGCCAGACCTTGCCTCTGTTGTTAATTCAGCTTCAGCAGAGCAAATTAACAAAGAGCTGTCAACCAGCAGGTACTTCCTCTGCCAATTGAAGGACATTCACTATATGTTTGCATTGCGGCTGAATTTCCATCTGCACAACCAGCGGATCAACAATAACTTCCTGCAGGACATTCAAAAAATGTCCAACAAAGATGTGCACCTTGGGCAACATGGAAACCTATTAATAGGTGTTGATGAGGAAACAGACAAAG AGATGTACCGAAGAACAGCTGTAAAGTCATTAACTGAACCACAAGCTGAACCAGACAAAGTTGAAGAAGACCTGGAGAGTTTCACTGTGTCATTGTTTCCTATAAGTGAACAAAATAAG GCCAAGCTGAAACAACTTTACATTGcctggaggagagagagagaaataattCACAGATTTTCAGCATATGCAACACTATATATTGCTGACTTAAGAAGTGTTTGCCCGTCCTCTCTTTTAGATGAAGACCAAACCAAGAACATGCCTTGGTTAAATGATAAT GCTGTGAATTGTCGACTTGCTCAGATAGCAGCAGAAACTCAGAAT GTCTTTGCCTTGTACACAGATGTGTACATTTTGTGGTACAGAGAGTGGTCACAAAAAAATGCCATTACAAGGTCACATGTGCAAGGTCCTAAG aatgttcaaaagttcCTGCTCCCAAGAATCGTTGGGGGTAACACACCAGAACTAGGAAACCACTTTATACTCTGGGTAATTTCTGCAAGACACTGTAGTGCTGTACACTGTCTAGATATGCTGACTGAAACTTTTCTCATTTCTCAGGTTTTCGATGTCCCTGCAAAACAAGTGCGCATTTACGATTCAATGAGGATCTACAATTCTATAGAAAGGAATGACATGGAGATTCTGAG AGAGGCTTTCCAAAAATATGGGTCACTGGAAGGCTGGACTGTTTGCAATCCAGAACAGTGGATTCAGCAAGACTGTGTGAACTGTGGGGTATTTGTGTGCACT gcagcAGAAATGGAagcaaaaaacatgaaaatgtcatctgaagtGCTTCAAACATGTCAGCTAACACACCTACGTGTTTACCATGCCACAAGCATGTTGAAAGATGTGACTACTGAA GACTTTCCCACTGCAATTGGAGAAACGGAGGAAAGTGAAATAGAGACCAACACCTGCATGGCCCAGGACATAAAAGCCTGTGTCTATCAAAAGACAGGAAAAAA AACTCTGCATCCACACACCACACTTATGCAGTGGGTTCAGTGTGACCAGTGCAACAAATGGTTACACACTGATTGCGCTGGCATAGACCCTGTAACCATTTCAAAAGAAACACCCTTTAGCTGTGGATGTGATCAAGAACAGCCATATTCCTTTGAAAG CACCCTCACAGCTTTGAAAGATGGACTTTTGGTCGACACAGTGGTGACAGATGAAGAAATTGTG aaACTCCATCATGACCTCATGTCTGGTGCAGTTAAGTCGCAACGAATGTTTCTGAACAAGAATCCAAATTATGCACCCAAATTAAAAATGCTGTGCAACCTCCGGATTTCTGTCTTTAACCAAGAACAG ACTGAGGGTATAATTGACAAAGTGTACCAAGTTTTGAAATTGCAAAAAACAGATTTATCAAGCCCTTCTTATGCCATGGAGGTCATGACACCTGAG ATTACCATTCTGATTCTTAAAAAAACTGAGGGGTTCCACCGATTTCAGGCCGAAATGGCATTTGCTGCTGCACATTGTGTGGAATAA